A genomic segment from Tuwongella immobilis encodes:
- a CDS encoding cellulose synthase operon protein YhjQ/BcsQ yields the protein MGRIFDSLNRSRELPSVGSAPVTGRSREPRTAILHGIAKGEPPLTPATPPPSREATPSTLPTPKREEDDVPYIEIGSASTGGTIFHLPPSMMPISKPVAPIAPIPAAAPAAAPISSPVAMNAKHGLPTLLPTLPAMAIKSRGEPTERPTLPMRKLFTIRFRALPEHLRRQPTREIGISPQVVTYHEPDHAISREYVALSREIEQQLGMHSPRTVVFASPMRGCGTSSVLMNLAVALARSPQRVLAIEGHTQNPALAAALGCATEPGLADLIGQSLPFNWSLHPTLQPHLHLLPTGRFTTSTPADAFATIHEPLGRRYDWLLVDSPLDAVLDWAPRSDAIYLVVPDDALESPLVTPWHNRLVAAGKLRGYILTQPVAN from the coding sequence ATGGGACGGATTTTTGACAGCCTCAATCGCTCGCGTGAATTGCCCAGCGTGGGAAGCGCCCCCGTGACGGGGCGCAGTCGGGAGCCCCGCACCGCAATCCTGCACGGCATCGCCAAGGGTGAGCCACCGCTGACGCCGGCCACGCCGCCGCCATCACGCGAAGCCACCCCCAGCACACTTCCCACGCCCAAACGTGAGGAAGACGATGTGCCGTATATCGAAATCGGCTCCGCATCCACCGGTGGGACCATCTTCCATCTGCCGCCATCGATGATGCCGATCAGCAAGCCAGTTGCGCCGATCGCCCCGATTCCGGCTGCGGCTCCTGCTGCGGCCCCGATTTCGTCGCCCGTTGCGATGAACGCGAAACACGGTTTGCCGACACTGCTGCCGACTCTGCCTGCTATGGCAATCAAAAGTCGGGGCGAGCCGACCGAGCGACCGACTTTGCCCATGCGAAAGCTGTTCACCATCCGCTTTCGCGCGTTACCGGAGCATCTGCGCCGTCAGCCCACTCGCGAGATTGGCATTTCGCCGCAGGTGGTGACGTATCACGAGCCGGATCACGCGATTAGCCGGGAATATGTCGCGCTGTCTCGAGAAATCGAACAGCAACTCGGCATGCACTCACCCCGCACGGTGGTATTTGCCTCGCCAATGCGTGGCTGCGGCACCTCCAGCGTGCTAATGAATCTGGCCGTGGCGCTGGCCCGCTCCCCGCAACGGGTGCTGGCCATCGAAGGGCACACGCAGAATCCCGCGTTGGCGGCCGCACTGGGCTGCGCGACCGAGCCAGGGCTGGCGGACCTCATCGGCCAATCGCTGCCGTTCAACTGGTCGCTGCATCCCACGCTGCAACCGCACTTGCATCTGCTGCCCACGGGCCGATTCACGACCAGCACACCGGCGGATGCGTTTGCGACGATTCATGAACCGCTCGGCCGTCGGTATGACTGGCTGCTTGTCGATTCGCCATTGGATGCGGTGTTGGATTGGGCCCCGCGAAGCGATGCGATTTATCTGGTGGTGCCGGATGATGCGCTGGAATCGCCCCTGGTGACGCCGTGGCATAATCGGCTCGTCGCGGCGGGGAAACTGCGGGGCTACATTCTCACGCAGCCGGTTGCGAATTGA
- a CDS encoding tetratricopeptide repeat protein encodes MSRTLSLTAQRISLAQQRLDLGRASDARTILEAVLTLPELPRDEAALAHRLLGQIYQTLRREALARKHFRESLRCDDSDFDTRLAWVASLERDRRIDRSRVQRMYRRLLKRSTRSAAAWAGYGRTALQRGEDARGVRALRKAVYLAPESLEYVADLADALVGMRRFESARKVVMAARFRFRDSVAVQRIWNDFCFDEARAKQRTQAERQLPELEPIILPFLRLETGTSTALPGGGILRVDRASQSLPHLAKLRAFRRGPNRLA; translated from the coding sequence ATGAGCAGGACGCTCTCTTTGACAGCGCAACGGATTTCATTGGCTCAACAACGGCTCGATCTTGGTCGGGCATCGGATGCTCGAACGATCCTGGAAGCTGTGCTGACCCTGCCGGAATTGCCCCGTGACGAAGCCGCTTTGGCGCATCGTCTGCTGGGCCAAATCTATCAGACTCTTCGCCGCGAAGCCTTGGCCCGCAAGCACTTCCGCGAATCCCTGCGATGCGATGACTCGGATTTTGACACCCGCTTGGCCTGGGTGGCCTCGCTGGAACGCGATCGCCGGATCGATCGTTCTCGCGTGCAACGGATGTATCGCCGCTTGCTGAAGCGATCGACCCGAAGTGCTGCTGCCTGGGCGGGTTACGGCCGAACGGCACTGCAACGAGGCGAGGATGCTCGCGGAGTTCGGGCGCTGCGCAAGGCCGTCTATCTGGCTCCGGAATCGCTCGAATATGTGGCCGATCTTGCGGATGCGCTCGTCGGCATGCGTCGGTTCGAATCCGCTCGCAAAGTCGTGATGGCAGCCCGATTCCGATTCCGCGATTCGGTCGCCGTTCAACGCATTTGGAACGATTTCTGCTTCGATGAGGCTCGCGCGAAACAGCGCACGCAAGCCGAACGCCAACTCCCCGAACTAGAACCGATCATTCTGCCGTTCCTGCGATTGGAAACCGGCACCTCCACGGCATTGCCCGGTGGCGGCATCCTGCGGGTGGATCGAGCCTCGCAATCGTTGCCGCATTTGGCCAAACTGCGGGCCTTCCGCCGCGGACCGAATCGCCTGGCGTGA
- the ilvC gene encoding ketol-acid reductoisomerase, producing MREIRIGSTVEVAVERSDYPPEKIQQILANETVAVLGYGVQGRGQSLNMRDNGVKVIVGQRKGGKAYDLAVGDGWVPGETLLDPEEAAAKGTIIQYLLSDAGQKEMWPKIKPHLTAGKALYFSHGFSIVFADQTHVIPPADIDVILCAPKGSGTTVRRLFLEGRGINSSFAIHQDATGRARERCLALGVAIGSGYLFETTFRKEVVSDLTGERGVLMGAIYGLWLAQYEVLREHGHSPSEAFNETVEEATQSLYPLIAEKGMDWMYANCSTTAQRGALDWFKKFAAASKPVFEELYESVANGTETRRTLEANSRPDYRETLEKELKEIADSEMWQAGIQVRALRPERQGKAD from the coding sequence ATGCGTGAGATTCGGATCGGCTCGACGGTGGAAGTCGCGGTGGAACGGTCGGACTATCCGCCCGAGAAAATTCAGCAAATTCTGGCGAACGAAACCGTCGCCGTGTTGGGCTATGGCGTGCAAGGCCGTGGCCAATCGCTGAACATGCGGGACAACGGCGTCAAGGTGATCGTCGGCCAACGCAAGGGTGGCAAGGCGTATGACTTGGCCGTTGGCGATGGCTGGGTGCCGGGCGAAACCCTGCTGGATCCGGAAGAAGCCGCCGCCAAGGGCACGATCATCCAGTATCTGCTCTCCGACGCGGGCCAAAAGGAAATGTGGCCCAAGATCAAGCCGCATCTGACCGCGGGCAAGGCGCTGTATTTCTCGCACGGCTTCTCGATCGTCTTCGCCGATCAAACGCACGTCATTCCGCCTGCCGATATCGACGTGATTCTCTGCGCCCCCAAGGGATCGGGCACCACGGTGCGTCGGTTGTTCCTGGAAGGTCGCGGCATCAACTCCAGCTTCGCCATCCATCAAGATGCCACTGGCCGCGCCCGCGAACGCTGCCTAGCGTTGGGCGTCGCCATCGGATCGGGCTACCTGTTTGAAACCACCTTCCGCAAGGAAGTGGTCTCCGACTTGACCGGCGAACGCGGCGTGCTGATGGGCGCCATCTACGGATTGTGGCTGGCCCAATACGAAGTGCTCCGCGAACATGGCCATAGCCCCTCCGAAGCGTTCAACGAAACCGTCGAAGAAGCGACGCAATCGCTGTATCCGCTGATCGCCGAAAAGGGCATGGATTGGATGTACGCCAACTGCTCGACGACCGCTCAACGCGGCGCGCTCGACTGGTTCAAGAAGTTCGCCGCCGCGTCCAAGCCGGTGTTCGAAGAGTTGTACGAATCGGTTGCCAACGGCACGGAAACCCGCCGCACGTTGGAAGCCAACAGCCGACCGGACTACCGGGAAACGCTGGAAAAGGAACTGAAGGAAATCGCCGATAGCGAAATGTGGCAAGCCGGCATCCAAGTCCGTGCCCTTCGCCCCGAGCGCCAAGGCAAGGCCGACTAA
- a CDS encoding 3-keto-disaccharide hydrolase, producing MQLIHNRLIRWMLPSLCGFGALLAVLPRPIHAVQDEPQSEPAPIELFNGTDLTGFSTYLGIPYGKTTPVGINRDPQKVFSVVRDGEDTVIRISGEIDGGLITTREFNHYSLSVEYKWGKRTYPPREEAARTAGVFVHGQGAEGAHDRHALEGIKVQIQEGSTGDLIPAQGRLGTVSLTGTLQKRIGGFFYTENGPSQTLTSGVLYGLNHDPEWKDRLGFRGKKSLERPAGEWNTLVISCAEQSLSVMLGGVIINRAETVSPHSGKILLQSKGAEWFIRKLTLQPLPPPIGS from the coding sequence ATGCAATTGATCCACAACCGACTCATTCGCTGGATGCTCCCGAGCCTGTGCGGTTTCGGGGCACTCCTGGCCGTGCTGCCCCGACCGATTCACGCGGTGCAAGACGAACCCCAGTCCGAACCCGCGCCGATTGAATTATTCAACGGCACCGACCTGACCGGATTCTCCACCTATCTGGGGATTCCGTATGGCAAAACCACTCCGGTGGGCATCAACCGCGACCCGCAAAAAGTCTTTTCGGTCGTCCGCGATGGCGAAGACACCGTCATCCGCATCAGCGGGGAGATCGATGGCGGCCTCATCACCACCCGCGAATTCAACCATTATTCGCTGAGTGTCGAATACAAATGGGGCAAACGCACCTATCCGCCGCGCGAAGAAGCCGCTCGCACCGCGGGCGTGTTTGTGCATGGCCAAGGTGCCGAAGGCGCACACGACCGCCATGCCCTGGAAGGCATCAAAGTCCAGATTCAGGAAGGCAGCACCGGCGATTTGATCCCGGCACAGGGCCGACTCGGAACCGTGTCGCTGACTGGCACCCTGCAAAAACGCATTGGCGGATTCTTTTACACGGAAAACGGCCCCAGCCAAACGCTGACCTCGGGCGTGCTGTACGGATTGAATCACGATCCGGAATGGAAGGATCGTCTCGGATTCCGCGGCAAGAAAAGCCTGGAACGCCCCGCAGGCGAATGGAATACGCTGGTGATTTCCTGCGCCGAGCAAAGCCTTTCCGTCATGCTCGGCGGTGTGATCATCAACCGCGCGGAGACGGTCTCCCCGCATTCGGGCAAGATTCTGTTGCAGTCCAAGGGTGCGGAATGGTTCATCCGCAAGCTGACGCTGCAACCGCTGCCCCCGCCGATTGGAAGCTGA
- a CDS encoding MarR family winged helix-turn-helix transcriptional regulator, translating into MEHDQVDHLMADWQSARPDLDGSALHLVGRIFVLAQHLEKRVNQVLAECGLTLGTFDILATLRRHSTEGGLTPTQLMRSVMLSSGGMTNRLDRLEEAGLIQRQATPDDRRGVLVLLTELGRAKIDQATEARFHEAAESLPNWEAGEAEELTRLLRKWLIALVPVAHESASESP; encoded by the coding sequence ATGGAACACGATCAAGTCGATCATCTGATGGCCGATTGGCAATCGGCTCGCCCCGATTTGGATGGCTCCGCCCTGCATCTGGTCGGACGCATCTTCGTGCTGGCTCAGCATTTGGAGAAGCGCGTCAATCAGGTGCTTGCCGAATGCGGGTTGACCCTGGGCACGTTCGACATCCTCGCCACGCTGCGACGCCACAGCACCGAGGGCGGCCTGACTCCCACGCAACTCATGCGAAGTGTCATGCTATCTTCGGGCGGGATGACCAATCGCTTGGATCGACTTGAGGAAGCGGGGCTGATTCAACGCCAAGCCACGCCGGATGATCGCCGCGGGGTGTTGGTGTTGCTTACCGAGCTGGGACGTGCGAAAATTGACCAAGCAACGGAAGCCCGTTTTCACGAGGCGGCGGAATCGCTCCCCAATTGGGAAGCGGGCGAAGCCGAGGAACTGACCCGCTTGTTGCGAAAATGGCTCATCGCGTTGGTGCCGGTCGCCCATGAATCGGCAAGCGAATCGCCGTAA
- a CDS encoding ExeA family protein — MVTEYFGWTHRPFRPTPDLEAYYPATSHERALTSLTEAIQDDEGMALLIGQPGTGKTLVGLQLLSRLEGVARGVILTHGNLTTPRDLFQSVLFDLALPYQGLTEQECRLSLMENCLEHFRTGGRTLLICDEAHLLPTTLLEELRMLTNLSGRAGKAIQVVLIGQPQLLETLRAPELVACDQRIAARAMLDALDPQESADYLLHQVRAAGGRPERVFDPEALTLLAQQSWGFPRLLNQLGYACLKLAIECETRCVDAEVVLEVLARFGLQPETSIEESLDIPADLTPIPSIEIGSDSPSIHAPGSVSVEVAPAPVTTRRKKRSAA, encoded by the coding sequence ATGGTCACGGAATATTTTGGTTGGACACACCGACCGTTTCGCCCCACCCCGGATTTGGAAGCCTACTACCCGGCCACATCGCACGAGCGCGCTCTGACCAGCCTCACCGAGGCGATCCAAGACGATGAAGGGATGGCCCTGCTGATTGGTCAGCCCGGCACGGGCAAGACGCTCGTGGGCTTGCAGCTTCTCTCTCGGCTGGAAGGAGTCGCCCGCGGGGTGATTCTCACGCACGGCAACCTCACCACGCCACGCGATCTGTTTCAATCGGTGCTGTTCGATCTCGCACTCCCGTATCAGGGATTGACCGAACAAGAGTGCCGACTCAGCCTCATGGAAAACTGCCTGGAGCATTTCCGCACCGGTGGCCGCACGCTGCTCATCTGCGATGAAGCCCATCTGCTGCCCACGACGCTGCTGGAAGAACTGCGGATGCTCACCAATTTGAGCGGCCGCGCGGGCAAAGCCATTCAGGTGGTGCTGATTGGCCAACCGCAATTGTTGGAGACCTTACGGGCACCAGAATTGGTCGCCTGCGATCAGCGAATCGCCGCCCGCGCCATGCTCGATGCCCTCGATCCGCAAGAATCTGCCGATTATCTCCTGCATCAAGTGCGGGCGGCAGGCGGACGGCCGGAACGGGTCTTCGATCCCGAAGCGCTCACGCTTTTGGCCCAACAAAGCTGGGGCTTTCCGCGATTGCTCAATCAGTTGGGGTACGCCTGCCTGAAATTGGCCATCGAATGCGAAACCCGCTGCGTGGATGCCGAGGTGGTATTGGAAGTGCTGGCCCGATTCGGCCTGCAACCGGAAACCAGCATCGAGGAATCGCTGGACATTCCCGCCGACCTCACCCCAATTCCGTCAATTGAAATTGGTAGCGATTCACCGTCGATTCACGCCCCCGGGTCAGTCAGCGTGGAAGTGGCCCCGGCACCGGTCACAACGCGCCGCAAAAAACGCTCGGCAGCCTGA
- a CDS encoding cation diffusion facilitator family transporter, giving the protein MASHDPLQRAIRLSIAAAILTMLLKSLAYFFTGSVGFLSDALESGVNLVAAVTAFLTLAYAARPVDSTHTYGHEKIAYFSSGLEGVLIILAGLGIGGYAVQRLITPQPLQTLGLGTLLAGLASLINWWVGRHLMRVGREQHSIVLEADGEHLLTDVRSSIAVVLGVGLVWLTGWVVFDSLLALGVAGLIIQTGIQLIRRSFDGLMDHALPPADVATIRQVIEATLSPGTTFHALRTRQAGRDRFCDFHLLVPGALSVDSAHDLSEKIEAALQTALPRLQITIHIEPIEAPQSWTDHRLDGIEPPPTLELIRNDTPPSPPK; this is encoded by the coding sequence ATGGCATCGCACGATCCGTTGCAGCGAGCCATTCGGCTCTCCATCGCCGCCGCAATCCTGACCATGTTGCTCAAATCGCTGGCGTATTTCTTCACCGGCTCGGTGGGGTTTCTTTCCGATGCGCTCGAATCGGGGGTCAATCTCGTCGCCGCGGTGACGGCGTTTCTGACACTCGCCTACGCCGCTCGCCCTGTCGATTCCACCCACACCTACGGCCACGAGAAAATCGCCTATTTTTCCAGCGGACTGGAAGGCGTGCTGATTATTCTGGCCGGACTGGGCATCGGAGGCTACGCCGTCCAGCGACTCATTACACCACAACCCCTTCAGACATTGGGACTTGGGACGCTACTCGCCGGCCTGGCATCGCTGATCAATTGGTGGGTCGGTCGGCACTTGATGCGTGTTGGCCGCGAGCAGCATTCCATTGTGTTGGAAGCGGATGGCGAGCATCTGCTGACCGATGTGCGATCCTCCATCGCAGTCGTGCTGGGGGTCGGCCTCGTCTGGCTGACGGGGTGGGTGGTGTTCGATTCGCTGCTGGCGTTGGGTGTGGCCGGACTGATTATCCAAACGGGCATCCAATTGATTCGTCGCTCGTTCGATGGGCTGATGGATCACGCCTTGCCGCCGGCGGATGTCGCCACCATTCGCCAAGTGATTGAAGCCACCCTCTCCCCTGGCACCACATTCCACGCCCTGCGCACCCGACAAGCGGGACGGGACCGATTCTGCGATTTTCACCTGCTGGTGCCCGGCGCGCTGTCCGTCGATTCGGCCCACGATTTATCCGAGAAGATCGAAGCCGCCCTGCAAACGGCCCTGCCCCGATTGCAAATCACCATCCACATCGAACCGATTGAGGCGCCACAATCGTGGACCGATCACCGGCTTGATGGGATCGAACCGCCGCCCACCTTGGAGCTGATCCGCAACGACACTCCGCCCAGCCCCCCGAAGTGA